In Thermotomaculum hydrothermale, a single genomic region encodes these proteins:
- the ftsE gene encoding cell division ATP-binding protein FtsE, producing the protein MIKFYHVYKAYDNRKQFALKDITVSIPKGEFVFLTGPSGAGKTTFLRLIFRELKPTEGKVVVHNKDTMHISKSDLPDFRKKIGVVFQDFKLLENRTVFENITFVLKVLGYPARFREDKAYSVLKWVGLQHKFNEYPKSLSGGEQQRIAIARALVNDPLILLADEPTGNLDYELSIEIMKLFERINNRGTTVVIATHDKNMIDMFKKRVIRLEHGHLKE; encoded by the coding sequence ATGATTAAGTTTTACCATGTTTACAAGGCTTACGACAACAGGAAGCAGTTTGCTTTGAAGGATATAACGGTATCTATTCCAAAGGGAGAGTTTGTTTTTCTCACAGGGCCATCAGGGGCAGGGAAGACAACCTTTTTAAGACTAATTTTCAGGGAGTTGAAACCGACAGAGGGAAAGGTTGTTGTTCATAATAAAGACACAATGCATATATCAAAAAGTGACTTGCCTGATTTCAGGAAAAAAATTGGAGTTGTTTTTCAGGACTTTAAACTTCTTGAAAACAGGACAGTTTTTGAAAATATAACCTTTGTCCTTAAAGTGTTAGGTTATCCTGCAAGGTTTAGAGAGGATAAGGCATACAGTGTTTTAAAGTGGGTGGGTCTTCAGCATAAATTTAATGAATACCCTAAAAGTTTGTCTGGCGGGGAGCAGCAGAGAATTGCCATAGCAAGGGCTCTTGTTAATGATCCTTTGATTTTGCTTGCTGACGAGCCTACCGGCAACCTTGATTATGAACTTTCTATAGAAATTATGAAGCTTTTTGAAAGGATAAACAATAGAGGGACAACGGTTGTAATAGCAACTCACGATAAAAATATGATTGATATGTTTAAAAAAAGGGTTATAAGGCTTGAACACGGGCATTTAAAGGAGTGA
- a CDS encoding transketolase family protein: MEKKAMREGYGETLVKLGKENENIVVLDADLSGSTKTAMFAKEFPERFFNMGIAEQDMIATASGLATVGKIPFASSFAMFATGRAWEIVRQAVCLGNKNVKICATHGGITVGEDGATHQALEDIALMRVLPNMSVIVPADYYEAKKAVEFAAEYKGPVYIRMTRSATPVIFDENYSFDYGKVRVLKEGSDITVFACGVMVAESLKAAELLEEKGISAKVVNVSTIKPIDVEGIVNAVSDTKLAVTVEEHNIIGGLGGAISEVLSENYPVKIKRIGMEDKFGRSGKAGDLLVYFGLDGNSIAKKIEEFYNSNK, encoded by the coding sequence GAGAATATTGTGGTTTTAGATGCCGACCTTTCAGGTTCTACCAAAACTGCAATGTTTGCAAAAGAGTTTCCTGAAAGGTTTTTCAATATGGGAATTGCAGAGCAGGATATGATTGCAACAGCTTCCGGGCTTGCTACAGTGGGCAAAATTCCATTTGCTTCTTCCTTTGCAATGTTTGCAACAGGAAGGGCGTGGGAAATAGTGAGGCAGGCTGTTTGCCTTGGAAATAAAAATGTAAAGATTTGTGCAACCCATGGTGGAATTACTGTGGGAGAAGACGGGGCAACCCATCAGGCTCTTGAAGATATTGCTTTAATGAGGGTTTTACCGAATATGTCAGTAATTGTTCCTGCAGATTACTATGAGGCAAAGAAGGCTGTTGAGTTTGCAGCAGAGTATAAAGGCCCTGTGTACATTAGAATGACAAGGTCTGCAACCCCTGTTATCTTTGATGAAAATTACTCTTTTGACTACGGGAAGGTTAGAGTTTTAAAAGAAGGCTCAGACATAACAGTTTTTGCATGTGGAGTTATGGTTGCTGAAAGTTTAAAGGCTGCTGAATTGCTTGAAGAAAAGGGTATTTCTGCAAAGGTTGTTAATGTTTCAACAATTAAGCCTATTGATGTTGAAGGAATTGTTAACGCTGTTTCAGATACAAAACTTGCTGTTACAGTTGAAGAGCACAATATAATAGGCGGTTTAGGTGGTGCAATTTCAGAGGTTTTAAGCGAAAATTACCCTGTAAAGATTAAGAGAATAGGAATGGAAGATAAATTTGGAAGGTCAGGAAAAGCTGGAGATTTGCTTGTTTACTTTGGCCTTGATGGAAATTCTATTGCTAAAAAAATTGAGGAGTTTTACAACAGCAATAAATGA
- a CDS encoding cell division protein FtsX produces MRILSDLSFYTSEGWKNFSRSKGTTIISIFIIAVSLAIITIFSTFFVNVDLYLKRMRTEPVVSIYLKNNVSKRDINLLKNKLSLFDGVKDLKFIPKEEGLNLLYKRFSHLKGVEKDLGDNPVPDAFILKVNYKKLPELQELLIKYQDIVEDVYTPFELFSKIQSIAASFSFFAFILTFVLIISSIITIYNVIKITIVSRKEDIAIMQLVGANMRYIRMPFVFEGILQGFFGGIAGILIGNLSVVYLSSRFFRKVEVLSFLKELHILPVDMQLKLLLLSVIFGVIGALIASLQIDYT; encoded by the coding sequence TTGAGGATTTTAAGCGACCTGTCTTTTTACACATCAGAGGGCTGGAAAAATTTTTCGAGGTCTAAGGGGACAACAATTATATCTATTTTTATTATTGCTGTGTCTTTAGCTATTATAACTATATTTTCCACCTTTTTTGTTAATGTAGATTTGTATTTAAAGAGAATGAGAACAGAACCTGTTGTTTCAATCTACCTTAAAAACAATGTTTCAAAGAGGGATATAAACCTGCTTAAAAATAAACTTTCCCTTTTTGATGGGGTTAAAGATTTAAAGTTTATCCCAAAGGAAGAGGGGTTAAATCTCCTTTATAAAAGATTTTCCCATTTAAAGGGTGTTGAAAAAGATTTAGGGGATAACCCGGTGCCGGACGCATTTATATTAAAGGTTAACTACAAAAAACTACCTGAACTTCAAGAACTTTTAATTAAGTATCAGGATATTGTAGAGGATGTTTATACCCCTTTTGAGTTGTTTTCAAAGATACAGAGTATTGCGGCAAGTTTTTCATTTTTTGCTTTTATTTTAACCTTTGTTCTTATAATTTCGTCAATTATTACAATTTACAATGTTATTAAAATTACAATTGTTTCAAGAAAAGAGGATATTGCCATTATGCAGTTGGTTGGCGCTAATATGAGGTATATTAGAATGCCCTTTGTTTTTGAAGGGATTTTGCAGGGATTTTTTGGGGGGATTGCAGGAATTTTAATAGGAAATTTATCAGTTGTTTACCTTTCTTCAAGATTTTTCAGAAAAGTTGAAGTTTTAAGTTTCCTGAAAGAGTTGCACATTTTACCTGTTGATATGCAGTTAAAATTATTGCTTTTGTCTGTAATATTTGGAGTAATAGGTGCTTTGATTGCCTCTTTACAGATTGATTACACCTGA